Genomic window (Gelria sp. Kuro-4):
CTCCACCCAGGGTGGCTGAGCGCAGGGCCGCCCGGGCCGGCACGGCCGCAGGGTCGCCCGTTGCCAGCTTGGGCAGGAGCGCTGCCAGGCGTGCTTCTTCCAGGACATCCAGGTTGTTATTGCTGGCTGCCCCGTCGGTGCCAAGGCCGACTTTTACTCCAGCTTCAAGCAGAGCCGCCAGCGGGGCCAGCCCGCTGGCCAGTTTGAGGTTACTCCCAGGGTTATGCGCCACTCCGATCCCGTCCGCTTTGAGGTATGCCATGTCCTGTCCACTCAGGTGCACACAGTGGGCAGCGAGGACAGGTACCGGACCCTCCCGGCCGAGGATTTCATGCAGCAGCCCCACGGGGGTGAAGCCCGTTTGAGCTTGGAGCTCCTGTACCTCAGCGCTGGTTTCTGCCAAATGAATGTGAATGCCGCAGCCCAGTTCTTTGGCGGCGGCAACCACGTCGCTCAGGAAGGGACGCGGACACGTGTAGGGGGCGTGCGGACCGAGGCGGGCCGTGATGCGTCCGGCAGCGCTCCGCTGCCGCCGCCGGACAAAGTCGGCCGCTGCGGCCAGCCGTTTGTCCGCATCAGGGGTCGTTCCTGTGAGACCGGGGGCCAGGTCGGCTCTCAGGCCGCTTTCCGTCACGGCCTGCGCCGTTTCCTCGGAGTAAAAATACATATCGGCAAAAGTGGTGACACCGGCTTCGAGCATTTCGAGGCAGGCGAGGAGTGTCCCCCAATAGACCGCTTCCGGTGTGAGCCGGGCCTCAAGGGGCCAGATTTTTTCTTCCAGCCAGGGCTTAAGCGCCAGGTCGTCGGCGTAACTGCGCAGCAAGGTCATGGCGGCATGCGTGTGCGCGTTGATGAACCCGGGGAGGGCCACCTTCCCTTCCCCGCGGATGACGCGGTCCGGCTGCCAGGCCAGGCGCTGTTGGGAAGGCCCGACATAGACCAGGCGTTCATCCTCACAGATGATATCACCCGGCGCGTAAACATGGTTCTCGGCATCCATGGTAACCACAGTTGCGCCTTCAATAAGCAGTTTGCTCAACAGCACTTCCTCCCCCGTGGACAACTGTTTTTTTCGGTGCCCGGCGCTTTGTAGCCTGACAGAGCGAGGCCAGGTAAACCCTGGCTTCTTCGTGCCCTGCCCGGGCGGCTTTGCGTAAGTAGCAAAGCGCCGGTGGGATCTTTTTTTCCTGCCAGAGCAGGTGCCCCAGTTCGTAGTTGATGGTGGGCTGTTCCGGGTCCAGCTCATGCGCCTTCTTGAGGTGTTGTTCCGCCGCCGCTGTATTGCCGGCCTGCTCCTCGGCGCGGGCCAGGATAAGCCAGTAGTTGGGTTCGCTGGGCGCCAGGGTTACGGCGCGCTCCGCCCAAACCCTCGCCTCTTTGTGTTTGCCGCAGGCCAGCATGAACTGAGCGAAATCGGCCTGCAGCGCCGGGTCGCAGGGGGACAGGCGGATGGCCTCCGCCCAGGCGGCTTCCGCCTCCTCCGTTTTGCCGCCGGCCCCAAAGACCTGTGCATAGGTCACAAAAACGGCCGGATTAAAGGACTCCAGGCCTTGAGCCCGCTCCAGGTAGCTGAGGGCCAGGCCCAGGTCACTGCCGGCGGCCAGGGCAGCCATGCGACAGAGATTCGGTACCACGCGCTCCTCCCCGTCCAGCTTTACGCTGTAGGACATGTGCTCCAGGAGCTCGACCAGCCGTGCCTCTTCTTTGGCCAGCATAAGTCCCTGTTGCCAGAGAGCGCGCGCCTCGCGCAGCTGTCCCTGCTTAAAGTATACTAAACCGAGCTCAGCGTAAACGAGATCATTGCGCGGCTGTGCGGCCAGGCACTTGCCGAAGGCGAGGGTGGCTTCGCGGTACCTGCCCTGGCGGCTGTAGAGAAAGCCGAGAAAATAATGCGCCCGGCTGAGTTCCGGATCGCGCAGCAGTGCGGCCTGGAAGCATTCTTCCGCGGGACCGACCAAACGCCCCTCCAGGTAGGCTTGTCCGAGTTTTAGGAGTCGCTCGGGGTCCTCGGGCAGCCTCCCTGTCGCAGCCCGCAGGGCTGCCACAGCCTGCTGCCAGTCAGGCTGCCCTGCTTTTTGCCCTGCCCCTTCGTGGGTGGTTTGGGTGTTCATCGTTCGTCCCTCCCCACCCCAAATTATACCAGCGATGGCATTATATGTCAAAAGGCTTGTCCGTCCACCCCTTGAGGTCGGCCAGGCGGCGGTAATCGGTCAGGTCCAGGCTGAGCGGCGTTATTGAAATCCTGCCGGCGGCGACGGCCGCAATGTCGGTATCGGGAGGGCACTCCTCCGGCAGGGGTTCCCCGGCCAGCCAGTAGTAAGTTTGCCCGCGCGGGTCTTGCCGCGCTTCAAAGGTATTCTTATAACGGCGTGTTCCCAGGCGGGTAATGCTGAGGCCGCGGATTTCCCGGGCGGGGCGCGCCGGAACGTTAACGTTGAGCAGGGTTTCGGCCAGAGCCGGCTTCGCGAGGAGGCGTTGGACGATGGCCCGCGCCAGCCGGGCGGCCAGGCTGTAGTCGGCGTCCGGGGCGTGGGTGGCCAGGGAAACGGCCAGTGCGGGCAGCCCGAACAGGAGCCCTTCTAAGGCTGCCGCCACTGTCCCGGAGTAAAAGACGTCCGTGCCCAAATTAGGGCCGCGGTTGATGCCGGCGACAACCAGGTCCGGCTTGCGGGGAAGCAGGGTGGTTAGAGCCAGTTTAACGCAATCGCCCGGTGTGCCTGTTACGGCCCACGCCGGGCCGGCGAAGTGCTTCACCTCACGCACCCGCAGGGGGCGGTCCATGGTAATGGCATGACCGGAAGCGCTCCGCTCCCGGTCGGGTGCAACTATGGCCACTTGATCGGCCGGGGAAAACGCACCGGCCAGCGCCGTAAGTCCAGCGGCATCTATTCCATCATCGTTACTAAGGAGGACAAACATTGACCGGTGGGCCTCCCCTTTGCCTTCATGGTTTGCAGCGTGCTACGCACTGCGGACAAAGGAGTAGGGGTTCAGCGATGACAACACCATAGACAGCGCAGCGAAAGAAGGTGATGCTTTGGCCACGGAGGGCAAAACGCTTGACCGGTTCGAGGTAGATGCACGGACGATTGGCCAACACCCGGGGGATGCTGCACCCGGCGCAGGCCCAAGCGGCTTCACTGTCGCCGGGGGAAAAGGACGCCTGCCCGAGTTTACACCGGACTTCCGCCGCCGTAAGCGTTTGAAACGGACAATAGCCCGTCACGCGCCCACCCCCTAGCCGCCTTGTAACAGTAGTCTATGAGGCAGCGCGGTGGGAGGTGACACGCCGCTCTTCGGCCCCCGGGGTGCTATTCTTCCGCTTTTGTCTTCTTGGCCTGGGCGGCAATCTCCTCGGCCAGGCGTGCGGGTACCTCTTCGTAATGGTCGAAGGCGATGGTGAAACTGCCCCGGCCTTGGGTAAGCGATCTTAAGTCAATGGCATACTTGGACAGCTCGGAGAGGGGGACCTGGGCCTTAATAACCTGCAAAGAGCCGGCGGGTTCCAGCCCCAGGATGCGGCCGCGTTTGGCGTTGAGATCACCGATGACATCGCCCATGTAGTTCTCCGGGACGGTGACCTCCAGGTTCATTATGGGCTCAAGAATGACGGGGTTGGCCTGCTCCGCTCCTTTTTTGAAGGCCAGGCTGGCGGCGATCTTGAAGGCCATTTCCGAGGAGTCGACGGGGTGGAAGGAACCGTCCACCAGGGTAACTTTGACATCCACCACGGGGAAGCCGGCCAGTATCCCTTCGCGCATGGCTTCGCGGACTCCCTTTTCCACCGCGGGGATATACTGCTTGGGTACCGCGCCCCCGAAGATCTTTTCCTCGAAAACGAAGCCGCTGCCCTCCGGTAGGGGCTCCATTTCCAACCAGACGTGGCCGTACTGGCCGTGCCCGCCGGTCTGCTTTTTGTGCTTGCCTTCTACCTTTACCGGCTTACGGAGGGTCTCGCGGTACGGGATGGCGGGCGTGGCGGTCACCACTTCGACGCCGAACTTGCGCTTCAGCCTCTCTACGGTTACGTCGATATGCACGTCGCCCATGCCGCAGAGAATGAGTTCCCTGGTCTCAGCCTCCTTCTTCAGGGTGAGGGTGGGGTCCTCTTCCATCAAACGGCTCAGGCCAAGGCCGAGTTTGTCTTCGTCTCCTTTGGATTTGGCGGCCACGGCTACGGAATAGGATGGGCGGGGAAATTCCAGCGGCGGCAGCAGGACGGCCTTGTCTTTATCGCACAGGGTATCGCCGGTGGCTGTCTCCTGCAGTTTGGCCACGGCGCCGATATCGCCGGCCACCACGGCGCTGACCGGGTTTTGGGTTTTACCACGCGGGATGAACACCTGCCCTACCCGCTCCGCTTTTTCTTTCGCCGTGTTGTAGACAATGCTGTCCGAGACCAGTTTGCCACGGTAAACCCGAAAATACGTTAGCTTCCCCACAAAGGGGTCGGCCATGGTCTTAAAGGCCTGGGCCACCAGCGTACCGTTCGGGTCGGGCGCAATTTCCACCTCCGACTGCCCGGCTGCTTGGGTAGCCTTGGCCGGGGGACGGTCCAGCGGTGAAGGCAGATAGCCGACGATGGCGTCGAGCAGCAGGCCCATGCCCTTATTTTGATAAGCTGAACCGCAGAGCACCGGGAACAGCTTGCCCGTTAACGTTCCTTGGCGCAGGCCCCGCAGTATCTCCTCCTGGGTCAACTCTTCCCCATCGAGGTACTTCAGGGTGAGTTCATCGTCGGTTTCCGCTGCGGCTTCCACCAGCTTTTCGCGCTGCGCTTCCGCTGCGGCCTTAAGCTCCTCAGGAAGCGGGGCCTCTTCCACCTTGCCGTTTTGGAAGAGGAGGGCTTTCATGCCGACCAGGTCGACGATGCCGCGGAAGTTGGCTTCGGCGCCGATGGGAAGTTGTAAGGGGATGGCACGGGGGGAAAGTTCGGCCTGCACCTGATCCAACACCCGGTCAAAGTGGGCGTTTTCCCGGTCGAGCTTGTTGATGAAAATGATTCGCGGCAGGCCCTTCTCGCCGGCCAGGTGCCACATGCGCGCAGTGTTAACCTCTACTCCGGAGACAGCACAGACAAGAACCAACGCAGCGTCGGCCACCTCGAGGGCGCTGATGACATCGCCGATGAAATCGGCGTAACCCGGCGTATCCAGCAGGTTCACTTTACAACCTGTCCATTCGCAGGGGACGACGGCGGTGTTGATGGTTATTTTACGCTTGATTTCGTCCGGATCGTAGTCGGCCACGGTATTGCCCTCGTCAACCCTGCCCAAACGATCACTACCGCCGCTGGTAAAGAGAAGAGCTTCCGTCAGGGAGGTTTTGCCGGCGCTCCCGTGTGAGATCAGTGCGACGTTCCGTAACTTGTCTGGTGCATAGTCTTTCACTCTGCGTTTCCCCCTTACTTCTCAAGGCTCAAACTGCCCTCTTTCATCTTATTCGGTGAAGACAAGCATTTTTCCTTCTTTACTGAGGAAGGCGATCGGGGAAGCAGTGGTATTATGCCCAGCAAGCGCCGCAATCTTCCTTTTCTGGTGCTTTCCGTCAGACAAGGTTACGGGCCCGCTCCTTGAAGCGTTCTTGGGCCAGGGTGATGAGCCGGTCAATGAGATCCGGGTAACTCAGCCCGCTCGCCTCCCAGAGGCGGGGATACATGGATAGGTTGGTGAAGCCCGGGATGGTGTTGATCTCGTTGACGATCACCTGGCCGGACTCCCGGTGCATAAAGAAGTCCACGCGCGCCATGCCGGCACAATCGATGGCCTTGTAGGCGGCTACGGCCAGTTCCTGCACCCGGCTTTGCACAGAGGCGGGGACGGCGGCCGGGACAATTAAGTCCGAAACCCCGTCGGTATACTTCGCCTCATAATCGTAAAATTCGTTGTGCGGGACAATCTCGCCGATGACGGAGGCGGCGGGATCATCGTTACCCAAAACAGCACACTCAAATTCCCGGCAGGGGATGTACTCCTCCACCACCACCTTGCGATCGTACTGGGTGGCCAGCTGCAACGCGGCCGTAAGTTCCTTCCTTGTGCGCGCCTTGCTGATGCCCACGCTCGAGCCTAAATTGGCGGGCTTCACGAACACCGGCAGTCCCAAGCGCTCCTCGATCAGGTCACCGGTTTTTGCCGGCTCGCGTCGCCAGGCATGCCGCCAAACCACCAGGTAGCGGGCGATGGGCAGCTTGGAGGCTTCAAAAACCTGTTTCATTATCACCTTGTCCATTCCCACTGAGGAGGCCAGCACACCCGCCCCGACGTAGGGGACGCCGCACATCTCGAACAGGCCCTGGATGGTACCGTCTTCCCCGTAGGGACCGTGCAAAACAGGGAAGATGACATCCAGGCCGGCCAGCAGCGCGGTGGGAGGCGGCCCACCTGGTTCGGCTGTTTCTTTCCTCAGGGTTTCCCAGGGGTTCCCTTCTGTCAGCCAGCCTCCGGTTTTCGTAATGCCGATGAGAACAGGGTCGTATTTTTCGCGGGGTATAAACTTGATGACCGAGGCGGCGGACATGAGCGAAACCTCATGCTCGCCGGAACGTCCGCCAAAGACGATGCCCACCTTTAATTTGGCCATGGTACTAGCTCCTTTCGCTTTCCGCCTAATGGACCGCCAACCGGATGAGTTCGCTTCGACTGAGGGCGTAACCCTCTTGTTTCAGGCAGCGCAGCAAGTACTGGTAGCGCAGACGGGCTGCCCGTTCCCAAAAGATGGCGAAATCGACCAGGGTTGGATCGGTAACCTCCTTAAAATAGCACTGGGCCTGTCGCCAGTCGCGGTAGGCTTCCCGGACGGTCTGGACTGGATTCGGTGGTAGGACTTCGGGGGTGGACTGCACTTTTCCTCCTACCTCCTTTTCGCTTTATCCTGAAGGATTTTCACCCGGCCCTTCACACCTGCGCAGTAAAAACTATGCTTTTTGTGCGCCGAGGTGACTGGGAATCATTTCCTATAGTCCACCCACACCTGCAGCCATTCGGTATCAGCCGGCGGGGAGGTGAAAACGAGTCCCGCCAGTTCCTCCGCTCTGGCCAGACGGGCGGCAAGCATGGCCTGAGCACCAGGCGTTACAAGGAGTAGTCTCTCGGGGCTGAGGTAGAACCGCAGGTCACTCAGCCCGTCCGTATCGTTCCCCGCCGCCGGCACGGCGTAGTAATCCAGGTTCAAACCCAGTACCGGTATCGAGGCGGCAGCCGCCGTCTCTGGCAGAACCAGGATCTGGGTGAGGTGTTTTATCCTGCTGCGCCGGGAATTGTAAAAGTTGAGCGCAGTCAGGGCCGCGCGATCGGCCGGCGCATAGCACCAACCCTGCCACCTGGCGGTGAGTCCTCGCCGCTGCCCCTGGGTTAATACCAGAGCCGGCAGGCGGTTTCTCCTTAAGGCACCCACCCAGGACGGCCCCAGCTCCGGTGCCAGTACCACGCCTTGAAACCAGGGCAACCATTTAAGCCATTCCTCAGGTTGCCCGGCCGGCCAGGCCCAAAAGGCAGGCCAGCACGGCCGGCTCAGCGGTAGGACGATCTCGCCTGCCGCTGCCGCAGCGGTGTGCCGAAAGCGCCGGAGCGACACCCCGGTGCGGCTGGCGGCCTGGGCCGGGTCTACCGCCGGCGGAAAGGCGGCGCAGGACGGTACGCGCCGCAAGGAATGGATGATGACGGGCATCCGCGGTTTAAGAAGCCCTAGGAGCTCCTCCCCCAGCGCTTGACCTGCCAGTTGAAGGTGACGGGCTCTCCCCTGGCGGCCGACAGACTCCAGCCGGATCGCCGTGTGATTGCTGAACTTTAACAGGCGCGCGCCTTTGCGGGCGCGCGGCGCTGACTCCAGGTGACAGACTCCAGGGGAAATAGCGGCGACCGGTCTTTTCAGCGGCTGCGCCCAGAGAATGCGGTCTCCTTCCTTCACCAGCAGCAGGGACCACTGAAGAAGGACCAGCAAGTGCCGCTCGTTGGGGCTCAGCTCCTGGGCTAAGGCCAGCCAGGTATCGACGTCGCAACTTCCGGTGCCGGCGAGTCCGTGCTGCAACTGAAAGCGGCGCACCACTTTCTCTGTACGCACCCCGTAGCAGCCGTCGGTGGCCAGATGGGCTCCGAGAAGGAAGTTCAAGCACGCTTGGAGTACCTTTACCTCCCGCCCGCTGCTGCCTGGTACAAGAAAGTCGGCCACTTGATCACCTCCCGGCTGCTTGTGCATATTAGCCTATGAAAACCGGCCGTAAAAGGTGCAGAGAAAAGAAAACCCCCGGCCTACCGGCGGGGGTTTCACCGTTCTTTTCACATCCTGTTGCCAGGCTAGGTATGCTCAGGCACTTTTTCGAAAATGCCACGCTTGATCTCAGCAGCCGTAACCTTGTCCGCTTGAAAGGCAGAGGCTATATAGTTATAGGCGACCCAGGGGTCCACCTTATCACCGCAGGTGAAGACGTCAACAGCGGCATAGCCGAGTTCCGGCCATGTATGAATGGCGAGGTGCGATTCGGAGATGATCACCACACCGCTTACTCCTTGGGGAGAAAATCGGTGGAAGGCCACCTCACGGACTTCAGCCCCAGCGGTAAGTGCTGCGTCGACTAGGGTGCGTTCAATGGTAGCAACGTCGTTCAGAATCGCGCCATCACACCCAAAAAACTCAGCCAGGATGTGACGCCCCAGTGCTTTCATTTCCCGCCCTCCCTTTCTGATAAAAGTCTGCGCACTGATCACCTAAGATTGTAGCAGACTCTGGCGGGATGTCAAGGTATGCCGGAACGGTTAGGAGCTATTGCAGGCTCCTTGCGTTTAATTACGCCTCAAAGCTAATTCTTGCTGTTTTCGCTGGTTTTCCTGGAGCCGTTCCGGGAGGGTGAGGAGGATAAGCAGCATCACCGGGAAAAGCAGGCTGGTGGCGGCCGCCACAACGCCGGAGTCGTTCGCCGCCAGCGCCACCAGCGACCCGATCAGACTGCCGCGCAGGCAGGCCGCCAGCAGGGGGCGCTCTTTCATTAACCGGGGTTGCAGGCGGTAAGGGCCTAGGAAAAGGCTGGCCAGGACCAAGAGCAGCATCAGAAGGACCCTGCTCCAAAGGGAATAACGCAGAAGCTTCAGGTTCATGGCCAGCTTGCGCACGATGATGGCCCCGAGGCTCTGGGTTCCAGAGCGAGTGGCCGCCTCCAAGGCCTGTCCCATGTGGGAGGTGGTCGCTGCCAGGCGCCAATCGGCAAAAGCGAAGAGGCCCAGGATGGCGACGCCGGTTAAGACGGCGCCGGCGACGGCGGGCGCGCGCAGCTGGCGCCGGTTGAGCCCCAGGTAAGCGGCCGCCGCCCCGCTCACCCAGGCCAGCGTGCCCCCGGCATTGCTGCCGAGCTGGCTGGCGGCCAAGAGCCAAGCTCCAATTAAGAGCAGCACGACCAAGAGCCGTCCTACCACCCGGGCACCTACGTCAAAACGATCGCAAAGGTAAGCGGCCAGGCTTAACGCAGCCCCTAGAAACACCCCCATGTATTCATTGCCGAGGCCGTAATAGCGGGCGCCGCTGATGAAGCAGTAGCCGAGCAGCGAAGCGGCGGCCAGGTTTTGCCCGGCCAGGAGATCGCCTACCAAAACGAGCAGGGTACAGGCAGCGCTCAGCATCAAGGCCGCGGCCGCCGATGCGCTTGCCCGGCGCCAAACAGCGACCAGGAGCGCCGTTAAGACGGCGGTGGCGGCCAGGGTCAGCGCCGGAGGCAAGGGCGGCAGGGCCGCCAGGAGGAGAAAGGTAAGGGGTACCGTAGCCCCCCCCAGGATAAAGAGTTCGAGCCACCGGGTCCCCAAGGGTGTCCGGCGCCAGAAGGCCAGGAGGGTTAGAGCCAGTGTGACAATCAGGTACCCGATATAGATCCGAAGGATGAGGGGACGTTGCTGGAAATTGCCCACCGCCCGTTCTTCTAAAGCAGACAGGTAAGCCAGGGAATCGCGGGCGGGTACAGCGCGCAGGGGCCGGCCGAGGACGGCCGGCGACGGCGTAAGGTCAAAAAAAGTTAGGACGGTGGCGGCAACATCAATATTGGCCGCCAGCCCTAAACGGCGGGTGGTGGCCGAGGTGAGGAGACCCGCCGGTGCGTCCGGCCTAAGGAGGGCTATCGGGGTAAGGCGCTGCCCTTGAGCCCACTCTTGGGGACCGGGGGCTGGAACCAGCAGCAGCACAGGGACCTTGGCGTCGAGGACAGCAGGGAGAAAGCGGTCCAGGAAGCCATCCAGATGCGCCAGGGCCTGGCGGCGCAGACCGGCGCCCGCTTCCGGCAGGGCCAGGGGCGCGTATTGTTCTGCCCGGTGAAGGTCAGACCATTCCACCGCCACAAGGTCTGCGTCCGGCCAAACCTTGCGTGTCTCGCGGATAACAGCATCGGTATCCAACCAGGCGCCGAAGGGACCGCTGGGATCACGTTTGAAAAGTGCGGTGCCGGTGTAACCGTACGGGACGTGGCCCCCGGCGTCCATAAGGAAATTCACCAGCGGCCGTTGGCGGCTGTTGGTGTCTGCGTTCCCGATAATGGCGACCCTGCGGCCTGCTGCCCGCAAGGCCTGCCCGAGGGCGCCCAGGTTCACGTCATAGCCCAGATCGGCGTTGACCGCCCGCAGGATGCCGATGCCGAGCTGGACGACGCCGTGCTCTACTGCCCGGCCGCTGCGCCGGGCAAAGATCTCGGCGGCGCTGCCTGGTTCTTCCGGAGAGGTCTCGCCTACCATGAGGCCGGGCTGGTTGTCGGCGGCACGGGAGCGCGTCCCTGCCCCCAGCGTAAGATAGGCGCTTTCTAAGCTGGGCGGACCGGCAACATTGGTATTCATAAGACCCCAGGCGGTGCTGTGCGCAAACTTAAACAAGGCCGGGAGGTCCTCGGGGTTGACATCGACAAGCCTCAGATTATCGACGCACAGGATAACGAGCCGTGGTGGTGCGGCGGCGTACGTGGGCGCGGTGTAACAAGGCGGCAGAGCACAGGAAAAGACCAGCGCCAGGGCTGCTGCCGAGCTCGCTCTCAGGACACGGTGCTGTAACATGCCCACTGGGCCTCCTCGTAAACCTTGAGCGTCGCCGCCACCATGGTCCCGGCGGCGAAGTGCCGGCGTGAACGGGCAGCACCTGCTCGCCCTAAGCGGCGCGCCAGCACTGGGTCATCGATGACGAGCCGTATGGCCTGGGCCAGTTCGAGCGGCCGCCGAGGTGGAACGAGGAGCCCGGTTTCCCCATGCACAACTACTTCCGGTATACCCCCCACCCTGGTACTTATCACCGGCCGGCCCCAGGCCATGGCCTCCAGGTTGGCCACGCCCATGCCTTCGCTTACGGGGGCGGTGGCAAAAAGGTAGGCTCCTGGAAAGAGCCGGCCCGGATCGGGCACAAAACCGAGGAACTGGACCTTCCCCGTCACCCCCAGTGTCTGCGCCAGGCGTTCCAAGCGCGGCCGCTCCGGGCCATCCCCTGCGACCAGGAGGCGCAGGTACGGATGGGTGGCTTTCAAGCTGGCCAAGGCGTGCAGCAGATACGCCGTGCCCTTCTCCGGAACCAACCGGCTGATGGTCAGGATGACTGCCTCGTCTGGCGTGCGGAGCAGGTTGTAGGCGGGCACTTGCTCGAGTTCGATGCCGTTGGGAATGACCACAATCCTTTCTGGGGGTACTCCACAGTAGCCGAGCCGGGTGGCCAGCGCCCGGGAAACGGCGATCACCCGCTCTGGCCCGCCCCCCAACCAGGCTGCACGCCAGGCAAGCTGTGCGGCGAAACCAAGCGGGAGGTTATGTACGGTGTAAACCCAAGGTGTTGAGCGGGCGCTTCTTGTCCCCACCAGCGGCCGGAGCACGGCGGCCAGGGCCCCTTGCGCATGCACTATGTCCGGGCGGAGCCGGCCGACGATTGCCGTCAGCGCCTCTGCCGCCTGCAGGAGCTTGGCCGGATGCACCGCCAGCGGCAAAGGGAAATAGTCGTCCCCTTCGCTGGCGAAGGCAGCGTCAGGCGCGGCGATGTGGACCTGGTGTCCCTCTTTTTTCAATCCCCGGGCCAGGAGGCGTACATGCGTGGCAATACCGCCCTGGCAGGGCCGCACCACGAGCAAGACGCGCACACCCCTCCCTCCCCTTCCCGCTGTCGGGCAGTACTTGCCCGCTCTTATAATTAACGTGCGCGGGCGTTCGGGCGATTATGCGCCTTCCCGGTGTCGGCTATAGCAGTGTAAGATCAAAATCGCGTACGAGGGGGCGGCTAGCCCCCGTCCTCATAGACAGCGCCCATGCCGGGCGCACTAAAAAAACAGCCCTGAAGGCTGTTCGCCGGCGAAAATAAATGGTCGGAGTAAGCGGATTTGAACCGCTGGCCTCTTGCACCCCAAGCAAGCGCTCTACCAAGCTGAGCTATACCCCGACCTGCATCACCTATTATACACTCTTTGGCCGGAAAAAACAAGACCTGGGGGGCTGTTTCTTACCTTTGCCGATTTCAAGCCGTGCACAGGCGCAGCTGCGGTAGCGTTTCGGCGCCCTGCCACGCTGGTTTGGTGGAAACGAAACGTGCTCTGATGCCATGGCGGGCAAAGGCGTTTACCATGGCGGCGCCGATTTCCGGGAGGTGATCCTGGGCAAAGGCGATAATGGAGGGGCCGGAGCCGCTCAATGCCACACCCAGGGCTCCTGCTTCACGGGCACCGGCGAAAACCTCCTCCATCCCCGGGATCAAGGGTGAACGGTAGGGCTGGTGGAGACGATCCTCCAGGGCGAAGGCCAGGGCGCTGAGGTTGTTGGTGAGAAGGCTCGCGGTAAGAAGTGCGGTACGGCCGAGATTAAAGACGGCATCGCGGCGCGGCAGAAGGTCCGGCAGAACGCGGCGGGCTTCTTGCGTAGAGAGCTTCAGCTCCGGGATGGCGACCACCAGCCGCAGCGATTCCGGAAGGCGTGTCTTGAGATAATGGTTTTTGCCTTCGGGCCCGGCACAGGAAATCACCAGCCCTCCCAGGAGGGCGGCGCTGACATTATCCGGGTGTCCCTCCAGCTCGCAGGCCAGGTCAAGCAGCTCCTCTGGACTGAACGGCACAGGCAGCAGCTCCTGCGCGGCGAGGAGCCCCCCGACGATGGCGGCGGCGCTGCTCCCCAGGCCCCGGGCCAGGGGTATGTTGTTCACCAACCGCAAATGGAGCTCAGGTGGGAGAAGTGAGCGCCGGCGGAAGGCGTAGGCGAGCGCTTGGTAAACCAGGTTGTCTTCGCCGCGCGGCAGCTCCTCGGCCCCTTCGCCCTGAACAGCAATGCTCGGGCGACCTGTTCCGCCGCCCACCGTAACTTCGATGTAGTTGTAAAGCTCCAGGGCCAGCCCCAGCGCATCGAAGCCGGG
Coding sequences:
- a CDS encoding amidohydrolase, which produces MLLSKLLIEGATVVTMDAENHVYAPGDIICEDERLVYVGPSQQRLAWQPDRVIRGEGKVALPGFINAHTHAAMTLLRSYADDLALKPWLEEKIWPLEARLTPEAVYWGTLLACLEMLEAGVTTFADMYFYSEETAQAVTESGLRADLAPGLTGTTPDADKRLAAAADFVRRRQRSAAGRITARLGPHAPYTCPRPFLSDVVAAAKELGCGIHIHLAETSAEVQELQAQTGFTPVGLLHEILGREGPVPVLAAHCVHLSGQDMAYLKADGIGVAHNPGSNLKLASGLAPLAALLEAGVKVGLGTDGAASNNNLDVLEEARLAALLPKLATGDPAAVPARAALRSATLGGAEALGLESRIGSLEEGKQADLVLLDEGRAHLVPRHDVISRVVYSARAGDVDTVLVAGRILLEHGRPTTLDRAKILSEAQKQAEKLVG
- a CDS encoding tetratricopeptide repeat protein, with amino-acid sequence MNTQTTHEGAGQKAGQPDWQQAVAALRAATGRLPEDPERLLKLGQAYLEGRLVGPAEECFQAALLRDPELSRAHYFLGFLYSRQGRYREATLAFGKCLAAQPRNDLVYAELGLVYFKQGQLREARALWQQGLMLAKEEARLVELLEHMSYSVKLDGEERVVPNLCRMAALAAGSDLGLALSYLERAQGLESFNPAVFVTYAQVFGAGGKTEEAEAAWAEAIRLSPCDPALQADFAQFMLACGKHKEARVWAERAVTLAPSEPNYWLILARAEEQAGNTAAAEQHLKKAHELDPEQPTINYELGHLLWQEKKIPPALCYLRKAARAGHEEARVYLASLCQATKRRAPKKTVVHGGGSAVEQTAY
- the surE gene encoding 5'/3'-nucleotidase SurE, which encodes MFVLLSNDDGIDAAGLTALAGAFSPADQVAIVAPDRERSASGHAITMDRPLRVREVKHFAGPAWAVTGTPGDCVKLALTTLLPRKPDLVVAGINRGPNLGTDVFYSGTVAAALEGLLFGLPALAVSLATHAPDADYSLAARLARAIVQRLLAKPALAETLLNVNVPARPAREIRGLSITRLGTRRYKNTFEARQDPRGQTYYWLAGEPLPEECPPDTDIAAVAAGRISITPLSLDLTDYRRLADLKGWTDKPFDI
- the fusA gene encoding elongation factor G, which encodes MKDYAPDKLRNVALISHGSAGKTSLTEALLFTSGGSDRLGRVDEGNTVADYDPDEIKRKITINTAVVPCEWTGCKVNLLDTPGYADFIGDVISALEVADAALVLVCAVSGVEVNTARMWHLAGEKGLPRIIFINKLDRENAHFDRVLDQVQAELSPRAIPLQLPIGAEANFRGIVDLVGMKALLFQNGKVEEAPLPEELKAAAEAQREKLVEAAAETDDELTLKYLDGEELTQEEILRGLRQGTLTGKLFPVLCGSAYQNKGMGLLLDAIVGYLPSPLDRPPAKATQAAGQSEVEIAPDPNGTLVAQAFKTMADPFVGKLTYFRVYRGKLVSDSIVYNTAKEKAERVGQVFIPRGKTQNPVSAVVAGDIGAVAKLQETATGDTLCDKDKAVLLPPLEFPRPSYSVAVAAKSKGDEDKLGLGLSRLMEEDPTLTLKKEAETRELILCGMGDVHIDVTVERLKRKFGVEVVTATPAIPYRETLRKPVKVEGKHKKQTGGHGQYGHVWLEMEPLPEGSGFVFEEKIFGGAVPKQYIPAVEKGVREAMREGILAGFPVVDVKVTLVDGSFHPVDSSEMAFKIAASLAFKKGAEQANPVILEPIMNLEVTVPENYMGDVIGDLNAKRGRILGLEPAGSLQVIKAQVPLSELSKYAIDLRSLTQGRGSFTIAFDHYEEVPARLAEEIAAQAKKTKAEE
- a CDS encoding D-alanine--D-alanine ligase family protein, with amino-acid sequence MAKLKVGIVFGGRSGEHEVSLMSAASVIKFIPREKYDPVLIGITKTGGWLTEGNPWETLRKETAEPGGPPPTALLAGLDVIFPVLHGPYGEDGTIQGLFEMCGVPYVGAGVLASSVGMDKVIMKQVFEASKLPIARYLVVWRHAWRREPAKTGDLIEERLGLPVFVKPANLGSSVGISKARTRKELTAALQLATQYDRKVVVEEYIPCREFECAVLGNDDPAASVIGEIVPHNEFYDYEAKYTDGVSDLIVPAAVPASVQSRVQELAVAAYKAIDCAGMARVDFFMHRESGQVIVNEINTIPGFTNLSMYPRLWEASGLSYPDLIDRLITLAQERFKERARNLV
- a CDS encoding DUF2508 family protein produces the protein MQSTPEVLPPNPVQTVREAYRDWRQAQCYFKEVTDPTLVDFAIFWERAARLRYQYLLRCLKQEGYALSRSELIRLAVH